A single region of the Kwoniella botswanensis chromosome 1, complete sequence genome encodes:
- a CDS encoding HAD hydrolase, family IIID yields the protein MTSSDLPPSGSDGNAHNTNGENVMEDGHTPDQGSVVIAKPDIESTPSEHKKAKLYHVEVPAPAGEGEGAEVDGDVEMYKDQQGLVSTSTLDESTPSSTIVDDSQDTASASSDEAEEPEEEDPSDNNTVQAVPLVEELEKFEEWWELKMTWSGKVFDLRVGGNDMVYDFRHLISTLTGVPPDGQKLINLLPGPKGKLSNEHDAKRFGTLGVKKGQKFVMVGTREEDRFKDKLGVGVQNTDDFDVTYSNQVKGIAPADDPRNKRMIQNIVDKVPITVMNEPREGKKLLVLDLDYTIVDTKPLISGALPSSECARPGLHEFLELVYPHYDIVIWSQTHWRWLESKLVELDMIGGERGYKIAFVSDRTTMFPVFTQRNGKPFEHEVKPLAYFWAHFPHWSAKNTIHIDDLSRNFALNPGEGLKIRAFNKAGQPEGMVDKELTKLGNYLVKIATTSEDFTTLDHSVKMEEKKPPRT from the exons ATGACTTCCTCGGACCTCCCTCCAAGCGGAAGTGATGGTAACGCCCATAATACCAATGGAGAGAACGTGATGGAAGATGGCCATACACCAGATCAAGGTTCAGTCGTAATTGCTAAACCGGATATCGAATCGACTCCTTCGGAACATAAGAAAGCGAAATTGTATCATGTTGAAGTCCCAGCGCCAGcgggagagggagagggggCTGAGgtggatggtgatgtagaGATGTATAAAGATCAGCAGGGTCTGGTGTCTACATCAACCCTAGATGAGAGTACTCCTTCCTCAACCATTGTTGATGACAGTCAAGATACcgcttctgcttcttcggacgaagctgaagagccagaggaagaagatccttCGGACAACAATACGGTACAGGCTGTACCTTTAGTAGAGGAACTGGAAAAATTCGAAGAATGGTGGGAGTTGAAGATGACTTGGTCAGGCAAGGTATTTGATTTGAGAGTGGGAGGGAAcgatat GGTATACGACTTCAGACATCTCATTTCGACTCTTACAGGTGTCCCACCAGACGGACAGAAattgatcaacctcctcccTGGACCAAAAGGTAAATTATCCAATGAACACGATGCGAAGAGATTCGGGACACTGGGCGTGAAGAAGGGTCAGAAGTTCGTCATGGTAGGAACGAGGGAGGAAGATAGGTTTAAGGATAAGTTGGGTGTGGGTGTACAG AACACGGACGACTTCGACGTGACGTACTCTAATCAGGTCAAGGGGATTGCTCCTGCCGATGACCCGAGGAATAAGAGGATGATTCAGAATATCGTTGATAAAGTACCTATCACT GTTATGAACGAACCGAGAGAAGGCAAAAAATTACTGGTCCTAGACCTCGACTATA CAATCGTCGATACGAAACCACTCATCAGTGGTGCACTACCTTCATCGGAATGTGCTCGACCTGGACTACACGAATTTCTCGAGCTGGTCTACCCGCATTATGATATAGTCATTTGGTCACAGACTCATTGGAGATGGTTGGAATCGAAACTGGTAGAATTGGATATGATAGGTGGGGAAAGGGGTTATAAAATTGCCTTCGTCTCTGATAGGACGACAATGTTTCCT GTGTTTACGCAAAGAAATGGCAAACCTTTCGAGCATGA GGTCAAACCGCTAGCTTATTTTTGGGCTCATTTCCCTCATTGGTCTGCTAAAAAT ACAATACACATAGATGATCTTTCTAGGAATTTCGCTTTGAATCCTGGTGAAGGgctcaaa ATTCGAGCGTTTAATAAAGCTGGACAACCGGAAGGTATGGTTGATAAGGAATTGACCAAGTTGGGGAattat CTCGTCAAGATTGCCACTACAAGTGAAGATTTTACGACATTGGATCATTCTGTGA aaatggaagaaaaaAAACCACCTAGAACATAG